From Leptotrichia wadei, one genomic window encodes:
- a CDS encoding metalloregulator ArsR/SmtB family transcription factor: protein MDKICENYKNSLYSGLSKIGKCLSSEKRIEILDLLVQGAKTVESISNETGMSIANTSRHLQILKDGNLVISEKKGNYVVYEIANTQIIDLVYLLIGVGEKQLADIQRIHNEFNDSCMKIRPITLEQAYEMAEQNETLIIDLRPEDEFNSSHIENAINIPMKHLEQNIKNLPKDKKIIVYCRGRNCAYANLASKLLNDNGFQAYSLNQSYYDWQKNKNF from the coding sequence ATGGATAAAATATGTGAAAATTATAAAAATAGCCTATATTCAGGATTATCAAAAATTGGAAAATGCCTGTCTAGTGAAAAAAGGATTGAAATACTGGATCTGCTTGTACAAGGGGCAAAAACTGTGGAAAGCATTTCAAATGAAACAGGAATGAGCATCGCAAATACTTCTAGGCATTTACAGATTTTAAAGGATGGAAATCTGGTTATTAGTGAGAAAAAGGGAAATTATGTTGTTTATGAAATTGCAAATACGCAGATAATTGACTTGGTATACCTTTTAATTGGAGTGGGGGAAAAACAGCTGGCAGATATTCAGCGAATACATAATGAATTTAATGACAGCTGTATGAAAATCCGCCCTATTACATTAGAACAGGCTTATGAAATGGCTGAACAAAATGAAACATTAATAATAGATTTACGGCCTGAAGATGAATTTAATTCAAGCCATATAGAAAATGCAATTAATATTCCAATGAAACATCTTGAGCAAAATATTAAAAATTTACCAAAAGATAAGAAAATCATTGTTTACTGTCGTGGAAGAAACTGCGCCTATGCAAATTTGGCTTCCAAATTGTTAAATGATAACGGTTTTCAGGCATATAGCCTGAATCAAAGCTACTATGACTGGCAGAAAAATAAAAATTTTTAG
- the cobU gene encoding bifunctional adenosylcobinamide kinase/adenosylcobinamide-phosphate guanylyltransferase, whose product MGLIFVTGGAKSGKSKFAEEMLLKLNNGKQKNVYLATSLVFDEEVKEKVRLHKKRRKDEWFTVEAYKNFENELSNFFENNDKIKNNMLVDCLTNMITNIIFENQNIDWDNFEKKLYIQTLEKLNKDVEHSVIELLNVADQFENAIIVSNELGMGLVPSYPLGRYFREIAGKMNQIVAETADEVYLVVSGIPMKIK is encoded by the coding sequence ATGGGATTAATTTTTGTTACTGGCGGAGCTAAAAGCGGGAAAAGCAAATTTGCTGAAGAGATGCTTTTGAAATTAAATAATGGAAAGCAGAAAAATGTATATTTGGCAACATCACTTGTATTTGATGAAGAAGTGAAGGAAAAGGTGCGTTTGCACAAAAAAAGAAGAAAAGATGAATGGTTTACAGTAGAGGCGTACAAAAATTTTGAAAATGAATTAAGTAATTTTTTTGAAAATAATGATAAAATAAAAAATAATATGCTTGTAGACTGCCTTACAAATATGATTACTAATATAATTTTTGAAAATCAGAACATTGACTGGGATAATTTTGAAAAAAAATTGTATATTCAAACTTTAGAAAAACTAAATAAAGATGTGGAACATTCAGTAATTGAACTGCTAAATGTTGCAGATCAATTTGAAAATGCTATAATTGTCTCAAATGAGCTGGGAATGGGACTTGTGCCAAGTTATCCGCTGGGAAGGTATTTTCGTGAGATTGCCGGGAAAATGAATCAGATTGTAGCTGAAACAGCAGATGAAGTGTATCTTGTAGTTTCCGGGATTCCAATGAAAATAAAATAA